The Paralichthys olivaceus isolate ysfri-2021 chromosome 2, ASM2471397v2, whole genome shotgun sequence genomic interval ATCAGCGCGGTAGAGAGCAGGAAGAcctacacacataaacaaaacttAACTTCCAGACTTCCCAGGACCTTTCTAAGCCCTGGACACAGAAATGTCCCACGGCAGAACAAAGACACTTTCAGGAATATGGACATTTTTCCCAATGtcatggatcagatttttctgcAACATGTTTGGTAAATCTTGTAAACGTTTTTGTCTTGCAACAACAAATTCTACATGTTGAACAAATAATGCTGAAGTCTGATTTttcctctctctacctctctctctacctctctctctctacctctgaACGTTGGGTTGATCAGATCCTTCCTGTTGGCACAGAGCAGAGCGTTTCCAAACACCAGGTCcagacagcagagcagcaggtggTACGAGTTCACCAGGTCATCGCCGATCATACGGAAGttaccttcacacacacaacatacacagtCACATCATCTTTATCACAGACGTATCTGCTTCACAACTACAGCTGTTGGTGGATAAAtccaattaaaaacatttgctgGGTTCGGATTCTAAATTATTACAGCTCGGTGctaaaaactaaatatcttttaatttgactgaacagaataaataataaaataaatcacccAAAACATGGACTGATAAAATAACTAGATCTAACTCAAATAAACCAATAATTTCAACATTATTCGGAGATGTGAAGTGgctgagacaaaacaaacaaaaataagatTCACAGAGCAGGTGGAAactcatgtgtttgtttcttggtACCTTTCGTGTAGACAAACAACGTCCAGCAGAACTTGAACACATCACTGATGTGACACGGCAGCCGCCTGCAGAGCCAgagggagaacacacacactcagtcacaccAAGCTGGAGAACGTTCTGTGTCAGTGTGCGTTTGTGTCTTCATGGTGGTTATTACTGATACCATGACTAAATGTGACAGGGAGACTAAAAAAACATGGCACTCATTTTTCCACCTTTAGGGCTGGAAACATAACAAGAACAAATACAAGTAAAAATATCTGTGTGTCTCTGGTACCTGTGTTTCCTGCTGCGTGGCTGCCGCGGCGGCTCGGCTCCCTGTGGGTTCTGAAACATGTCCATGAAGATGGGCTCAAATTTGCGGAAGATCACCGTGGAAACCTCAAAGTTGCGCTCCAGCTGCTCCATGCGCAGCCGGAAGTTCTGTGTGAGGTTGGACATGTCGGCCCATTTCCTCATCTTTGAGAAGAACTGGATCAGACTGGATGACATGGAGGGGAACGTTAGGAGCAACATACAAACAACATGAAATTACTACTGAACACCTGACACAGAATTGGAACAGTGAATGGTGCTAAAATTAAGTTTATGAAAGAATCAAGACGAATAACATAATATGTCTTCCACTGTCGGGTATTGCAGAGTAAACAGTGACTGACCTGAGTTTGGAGGAGCGAAGGATCCtggtgagagagacacagttTCCCTCCATCAGCCCTTTACCCACCGTGGGAGTAGATCCCTTCCTGCAGGCTGCGTACAGTGAACAGGCCAACCAGTGGACCACGTCTCcctgcagagacaaaacaatACATCACATCatgaggaaacagaaaacacccCAGACAGCAGTCTACTTGAAGAACACCCACACAAACTGATCCACAGAAACAAGAAGGGCTGCAGTCAATGCATAATGTTTGGTGgatcaggtttttgtttttgtcgaATGCCACAATGGTTTCTGGTAATTTTTTTAACAAGGCTTCAGTGAGTCAACATTCTGCAGCGTTTGACGGATGGTTGGAGTCAATTGCagcacaaacaaattaaaatggtaactgaAAACGATGCACCACGCTGCAAAACCTCTGCAAATCATCTGTACTTTTCTAAATCAATTAGCCAGTAacagaaaattaaacaaatgagtgATAAAAACTTAATTGTCTGACATTTCAAGTTAACAGTTTGTCAAATGTGACAACTTTTCCtatccatctttttatttttacattattatgaCTGAAAACAGTTCTTTAGTTGTTTTTCGATAAAAATGAGATTTCTAATATATAAACAACAACACCATTATTAATGTAATTAACAGAGTGATGTGGAGAACAGCTCGATTCAATCTTAACTAGAGAAATAATTTAAGTATTATTGCCTTCTTAAAAAACCCCTCCACTTAATTACCATACAATACTCATCTTAAATGGTATCTTtgtcagtacttttacttctcACCAAAAGCCATGAGAAAAAGGGATTCCTGCAGAAAACCTTTCATTCTGCTCTCGTGGtcactgacactgactcatgtgGGTAAATGTCAGTGTGCAGAGTGACAGTGGACCAAAGCAGCCATTAGCAGGGTGGACACATTAAAGTGCATAAGAGTTGAAGTGACATTTAACCAGCATGTGGCCGCTGCTACTTCCCCCCCCTCTCATCTGTCACCGTGGAAACTAGTCTTAATGAATATGTGGCCGTAAAGTCACATTCAGTGATGAGGATGACGACGTAATCAGTGACAGGGGTTCGGGTGAATACCTGACGTGTCTGACAGGTAAAGTACAGACGAACATGTCAGTTAACAAAGAACACGGGGCAGCACAAACTCTGGATGGGGGCCAGTGAAACATGAATTCATCATCTAATGAACGGATTcattaataacaacaacacattaaacttttctgttttaatttcttGATGCAGTGAGGCTCCTGAACCTTTCCCTCATTTAAAACTCGAAGGATTTATCGTATGTTGTGTCCATTGTTGTCTCTCCATCAACTGGCTTCTAGAATAAAGTCACttctttcagtttatttatgtCTGCTCAGCTTTGTTATTCTTGATTTTGCTGTTTGTCCATGTGTCCTCCTGAATACTGCAGAACAGTGAATCTGGTCAGAATAACCAGTAAATTAAAACTATTCTGGTTCTTTCTTGGTTTTTTATGTGTACAACAAATACATCAAAATATAATTGTCATCGACAGTTTTGCTGCAACTGAACCTCAACTGAAggtttaaagaaataattatgtGATATTCTCCGTGATCATTATAAACATAGACTAAGAATATTTGTGACTTCGTCCAGTCCCGTTCAAACTAGCTGACACGTCTCTGTGGTCGGATGTAAACAGAGGTTGGTGGAAGCCCTTtaactcagtgtgtgtctgtagtggtgtgtgtgtgtctgtagtgaAGTGTGtctgtagtggtgtgtgtgtgtctgtagtggtgtgtgtctgtagtggtgtgtgtgtgtgtgtctgtagtggtgtgtgtctgtagtggtgtgtgtgtagtgaagtgtgtgtgtctgtagtggtgtgtgtgtgtgtctgtggtggtgtgtgcgtgtgtgtgtctgtggtgaagtgtgtgtgtgtgtgtctgtagtgaAGCtaacttcagtgtgtgtgtctgtctgtggtgaagctaacttcagtgtgtgtgtgtgtgtgtgtgtgtgtgtgtgtgtgtgtgtgtgtgtgtgtgtgtctgtagggaagtgtgtgtctgttgtgacgtgtgtgtgtgtgtgtctgtggtgaagctaactccagtgtgtgtgtctgtagtgaAGCtaactccagtgtgtgtgtgtctgtagtgaACTGCAGACCGGAAGAAGAATCACGTGTACGGTTGTTTCCTCTCTGACCTCCAGGGTGTATGTGTCCCAGATAGCAGTGAAGTTCTCCATGGCGGCGGCCGCGGTCTGTTCGTCCATGTTCAGCTCCTGACACAAGATTTCCAGACTCCTCCGGATCGacctctcctccatcctccccgACTCCGACGACTCCTCGCCCCGCATTCGTGCGGAAAACCTGCGCGATCGGTTTGGACCgagttttgaaaatgtataaatccGCCCTCGGGAGTTTAAACCCTCGAAAACACGCCGCCTCCTCAACCCCCAGCTTCCTGCGTCCACACGGCCGCGGCACTTCCGCTCTCCGTCCCCACAATGCAAAGCGTTGGCGCGAAAACTGCAGCGCAGCGACCAATCAGAGGCGAGGGCAGCGACGGAGTCGTTACTAGGCAACCGCCCGCGTAGCTGCCGTCAATCAGTTTAAAAGtcaatttaatgtaaaatcatCAAGGTTAATTAATCATATTTAAATTCTCAGCACTGATTAACATCTCATATTATGTGTCTGgtgtgtctgatgtgtgttctgtttttgtttaacgCTTGATTGTAATTCTCGTGTGTTTTAAGATCATATTGCGTCTgagtagttttgtgtttttatatttatttgaatagaATCCAGTGACCCAGAGGAAGGCCTTGTGTTCACAGCCCTCTCGCCTGTCTACAGTCAAACTAAAGAAGAAGTTTAGAAGGAATCCCTACATTTAgattaaaatgtacaaaaaagaaatgtgctgcACTGACAACGTAATGACATTTATCTGAACCACACCAACTGTATTATTGGATGGTATAATGATGAGCTGTTGTCCCCAGAGGATCATTGAGTATAATGTACTTTTACTACCTCTGTTTATTTCTTAACAGCTCTGTGAATTACTGTAACAGCATATTTAtgttaaatacatattttcctGGCCCTCACTGAACCTACTATCTTTAATTAATTTGCTAATTTTCTTGTTCCCCAAAGGATATTGTACATCTGCGCCTTTAATCGTACAAAACAGACAATACACTTGTGACAATATTCCTAAATTgatcatattttcaaatgaacAGACCTGTTCAAATAATTGATTGTGACGGTAAATATGGATTTGATAGATTCCATTTCATCCCCTGGTGTGCTGAGGTGCTGATAGACAAACTAACCACTGGAGGGAAATGACAGCAAGATGATTAAACTGCTGCACATGATCGACACTAAAGGAATCCAGTAATTTTAATCATATAACAAATTGTAAATCAATACGGctgaataaatattattattactctcTGGgttaaattaacacatttgtgaGTTTTTTTGGGGAGGGGTGTTAACAAACATAAAGATACACAaagtaaatactttaaaaaaaacaaggaaataaaaacactccaCAGCTtgtttattaatgtttattatgtttGTGTAAAGAACCAGAAAAGAAACTAAGAGAAACTCAAACCTCAGGGAACACATCTGTAGACAGATATGACAAGTTTACCTGCATCAATCTCAAAAAGCAAATTTCCACAAAAGATTCTTGGTGTAAAACAACTTTGTGTTGGATACAAAACATGGACACACCCTATATCACAAGTACAGCGTGTATAATATATCCCAGAAATATCTACAAGActacaatatttttattttcttagtcTCATCACAGATTAAATGATCATTGACAATGAAGCAGCAGTCAACTATTCATCATCAACCCTAAAGAATACAATCAACACACTGAAATATTGATATATGATGTTAGAATCACCAGTTCTAgttccagtgtttgtgttttacgcTTAGATTatgaatttttaaaatcaagtaaAAGTTAGTAATTAAATGCACCCCACACATttagagatgtgtgtgtgtgtgtgtgtgtgttgctcagtGTGTGCTGTATCTGCTGTTATCTCTGGTCTCAGTCGTCTTTATCAGCAGCTTTGGAGCAGGAGAGCTGCTGTTACTGTGGTACCCGTTAGTACTTTTAGTACctggacaaagacagagagatgcaGTGAGACAGTATATGAGAAATAACTGAAAGTAAGTGACAGTAACGTTATTGAAATCAGAGGAAACCAGGTGATGATTGTTTCTGTTCTGatttcagtttaaattaaatttctttgAAATCTAATTTTCTAAACTCAAATTGAAAACTAATTATGAATCATCATCGAgcttctctcccttcctctggGTTTGTGCTCCACCTCACTTTGTTACTTACTGTAGCTGGAGACGGAGTGAATGTTGAGGATGGACTGTTGTCCCAGTCTGCAGGAGAGAAGCACGAagttagtttgtttttatcaaagaTACAAAGTTTTAATCGCTTATTCTCCTCCGCTCCTCTCAcctgtcctcctctccttccagcAGCTTCCTGTAGGTGGCGATCTCAATGTCCAGAGCCAGTTTCAGGTTCATCAGGTCCTGCAGGTGAAGATGTGAAATGATTTTTAGATCAGTGTGATGACTTCATTGCTTGACCCTGAGTGGACGTCACTCACCTGGTACTCTCGGAGCTGTCTGGCCATGTCCTGCTTGGCTCTCTGCAGGGCGTCCTCCAGATCTCTGGTTCGGGCCTTGGCTTCTTTCACAGCCAGCTCCCCACGCTCCTCCGCCTCAACCAGCTGGTTCTCCAGGCTGCCACGCTGAGGGTGGAGGGACGGAGCGGTGAGGGTCTGAATTATCCCGCAGATAAAATTCAGTTTGGCTGGAATAAAATCTGTAACCGTACCTGAGCTTTGACGGCCTCTATCTCGCTCTGCAGCCGGCTGATCAGTCGGGTGACCTCGGCCACTTCCCCCTTCACAAGGCGGAGCTCGTCTCCAAACTGAGTGGCCTGCACCGACATTTGGTCGAACTACAGAAGAGAGTCATTTAAAACCTGAAACCTGCAGCTGACGGGGAAACTCCTGCCTCGCTGACTGATGAAGTATTTATTTACTACACTTTGGTCTGTTTAACCTTCATCTGGAATGTGAACATATCAAATCCAGATGTGCAGATACAGAACCTTCACGGAGTCTTGACAGTAGTTTTAAAGAAACATCTGTTAGAGCTGCTGCAAAACCTAAAAAgcacggagggggggggggggtcctatAACATGACACCCACCCCATCCTCATAAATGTCTTCTTAGTTTCGGATGGTGGAGCAGGTGAAATTCTGCTTCAGGGCCGTTTTGGATTTCGCTCTCAAATAACACTTGACCCTGCAGAGATGTGAGATCCAGTACATCACcgtctcctcatcctcaccttGCTCTTGTACCAGGCCTCTGCCTCCTCCCGGCTGCGGGCTGCGATGTCCTCATACTGGGATTTGACCTCAGCCACGATCTGCTCCATGTTCAGGCTGCGGCTGTTGTCCATCTGCACCACCACCGACGTGTCCTTGATGCTGGCCTGCAGCTCACGCAGCTCCTGGTCACGGGGggaataaagtcaaaatgtaCCGAATacgatgtaatgatatttcAGGTTTCTTTACCTCATCGTAGACGTTGCGCAGGAAGTTGATTTCGTCACTCAGAGCTCCCACTTTATCCTCCAGATCTGCCTTCACCAGGTAGGCTGAGTCTACATCCTGGACACACAGAAGCAAAGATCATACACAGAGATGACTATTAGAATTGTTggttctcctccctccttttcctctcgtttcttgtgcccccccccccgtgcgTCCTGAATGTGAAATTGACTTTATTCCCATGTGGTGACAAAGCATTTAGGTGTTTTGATGCATGtgggagagagacggaggacgAGAGACGAGATAGCCAACAGGCACAATGGAACAAGAACAATAGAGTGGTTCATCTTACTCACCACACCTGTAATGTATgaatgaacgtgtgtgtgtgtgtatgtgtgtgtgttgaccttCTTCAGGATAACAAAGTCGTTCTCCAGGTTGTTTCTCTTGTTAATCTCGTCCTCGTATCTGTGGCAGATTCAGGACGTTGCGTTTAGTTACACGactaaaatgttttatcacaAAAACCAATGACGTCCAATGTCAGCGCCTCATTATTTACTTGTGTTTATAGTCCTCCACCAGGCCCTGCATGTTCCTCAGCTCCCCGTCCAATTTGGTCTTGTCGTTGTTGACCAGGTCCATTTGGCGCCTCAGTCCCGCCATGTAGGCCTCGAACAGGGGCTCCACGTTGGAGCGGCCCACCCCCTGACcgtgcagcagctccagcttaGTCTCAAGCATCTTGTTCTGCTGCTCCAGGAAACGCACCTGAGGGATGTGACACAGAAGTTaaagggtttttatttttttcagattttaatttaattgattttgtgtttagaTCACTACAATACACAGATGCATGCCAATACAACACATTgtatattatttgtttgtttaatttatataaataaatgattctgCATTGTGTTTACTGTTCAGATATGAGAGTGGTATCCATCCTCTCATCTGACACTTTAAAGTGTACTTCACAAAGTTTCAAactacttttaaaatgttaaatatgtaaattaaTGTGTAACAAAGCTTTTAAATAACTGTGGTACATGAGAGTCAGTAGTGAAAATGTAGTTAATGGTTGAAATTGGTTTATTATTCAACAGAAAATAACATCACATCATGGAACTATCGTTTAATAATTCAAAAGTGAACTTGATCAAACTAAATAAAGTTCATTGTCACTTTGATAACGGTACGACCTGCTGCTACACAAACGTTTATGACTGAGACGTTCGTTACAACTGTTATTACTCATGTTTACAATAACTAAATGAATATAAGTGCTGATGGATTGTTGACCTGCTGAATCTCTAAAACTGGATTTCATTCCTCTCGTCAGTAAACATCTCACATATCAGGATTCTTTAAAATAGAAACTTCTCGACTCAACATGACTCTAGATTCGAGCGAGAGGACGTTGAATAGTTTGGGTAAACAATCATAGGTTCATTCCAGAAGAAAATCCAGCTCGATGTCAACGTTGTCCTCCAGGTCTGTATCTGCACAGCTCAGGTTTCCTGCCCACAGGTAAACCCACCAGCTATTATACGTCCTCCGCTCAACACAAAGCCTGTTTTCTGTTCGGGGCAGGATTATCTGCCTCTGATGCACAACCACGCCGTCTCTCACCCAATATATCAAGTTTCGACTTGACTCAATGGAACGGAAATGGGGCAGAGGGCTCAAATATCCAGTGGCCCAGTACCAGCAGCTATTCCAGGGTTTGAATGGTTGTTTAAATCCCAGATGCATTCGCTGAATTCTTATTTTGCTTCTCATGGTTTGAAGTCTCAGATCAGATCTAAACTGAGTTATCATCCTGCATCTTAAACTAATTTGTGTCTCCGTGGCTCAAGATTGATCATTTAGATAAATAAGCAAAGATCAAATCAGACCTAGATTCTTTTTTAAACACCAGGTTGAAGTTTTCTTGTCTTTCCTGCAATTAAAACCTCTGAGGAC includes:
- the LOC109640277 gene encoding intermediate filament protein ON3, which produces MSLSRTKRISSSSSVRSSSASRRLSGYGPGQGGFTGVSLSSSSLYTGANGHHHGLGAPLASLSVNKSLLAPLNLEIDPSLSMSRAHEKEQIKSLNNRFASFIDKVRFLEQQNKMLETKLELLHGQGVGRSNVEPLFEAYMAGLRRQMDLVNNDKTKLDGELRNMQGLVEDYKHKYEDEINKRNNLENDFVILKKDVDSAYLVKADLEDKVGALSDEINFLRNVYDEELRELQASIKDTSVVVQMDNSRSLNMEQIVAEVKSQYEDIAARSREEAEAWYKSKFDQMSVQATQFGDELRLVKGEVAEVTRLISRLQSEIEAVKAQRGSLENQLVEAEERGELAVKEAKARTRDLEDALQRAKQDMARQLREYQDLMNLKLALDIEIATYRKLLEGEEDRLGQQSILNIHSVSSYSTKSTNGYHSNSSSPAPKLLIKTTETRDNSRYSTH